A part of Gambusia affinis linkage group LG21, SWU_Gaff_1.0, whole genome shotgun sequence genomic DNA contains:
- the ngdn gene encoding neuroguidin isoform X2, protein MAAPVDNDLIESDLPKAVQLLNTLTEQVASVTSYVQELLTKVKNGLFNTSKDLTHLISIKAEGGKIKDSEALSRVVTIRTVLEKMRQLDHKLKYQIDKLVRTAVTGSLAENDPLQLRPNPENFISKLSESEDSEDETKNKAASDKKAARSSGRKYVPPKIAPVHYDGDMTEADKTKAQAERQRRAALRSSVIQELRQQYSDAPEEIRDRRDFQTERESRDELHRKNYEESMMVRLNVPKHEKKARKRSTMAMSGQLTGITHFGDITALTGGEGGQDGESARPKKKKKLMKKKTKRRAFKKHR, encoded by the exons ATGGCCGCTCCTGTTGACAAC GATCTAATCGAAAGTGATTTACCTAAAGCTGTGCAGCTGCTGAATACTCTCACAGAACAG gTAGCTTCAGTAACCAGCTATGTTCAAGAGCTGCTGACTAAAGTGAAGAATGGATTGTTCAACACTTCAAAG GACCTCACTCATCTCATCAGCATCAAGGCCGAAGGAGGCAAGATAAAAGACAGCGAAGCTTTGAGCAGAGTGGTCACCATCAGAACC GTGCTGGAGAAAATGCGACAGCTAGACCACAAACTGAAGTACCAGATTGACAAACTGGTGCGCACTGCTGTTACTGGAAGTTTgg CTGAAAATGATCCGCTCCAGCTCCGTCCAAATCCTGAAAATTTCATCAGCAAA CTGAGCGAATCGGAGGACTCTGAGGATGAAACCAAGAACAAGGCAGCCTCCGACAAGAAAGCAGCTCGCTCTAGTGGGAGGAAATATGTACCACCGAAGATTGCACCGGTGCATTACG ACGGTGACATGACAGAAGCGGACAAGACGAAGGCTCAGGCGGAGCGGCAGCGACGAGCAGCTCTGCGGAGCTCCGTGATCCAGGAGCTGAGGCAGCAGTACAGCGACGCTCCGGAGGAGATCCGGGACAGACGGGACTTCCAGACGGAGAGGGAAAGCCGAGACGAGCTCCACAG GAAAAATTACGAGGAGTCGATGATGGTGCGTCTGAATGTGCCGAAGCACGAGAAGAAAGCCAGGAAGAGGAGCACGATGGCCATGTCTGGCCAGCTGACCGGCATCACACACTTTGGTGACATCACAGCTCTGACTGGTGGTGAAGGTGGACAG GATGGGGAAAGCGCTAggccaaagaagaagaagaaactcatgaaaaagaaaaccaagagGAGAG CCTTCAAGAAACACAGATAA
- the cebp1 gene encoding CCAAT/enhancer binding protein (C/EBP) 1 isoform X2 produces MMSDSRVSSVIQEWVSSYPGQPHNQPLNPVASSQAAQSSQMSQMDMISYGQSHSGIIRGLADERVAEQMMGLPYMSYNTSCLSSNPNSGSSNHHQSHAGAQQDFSPFLLPRAPVTKRSISKDSAEYRLRRERNNVAVRKSRDKARRRILLTQQRALQLQEENQKLQMKIGQLTQELDTLKHILSQRHLQGGEDGAPQESGI; encoded by the exons ATG ATGTCAGATTCCAGAGTGTCGTCTGTCATCCAGGAGTGGGTGAGTTCGTATCCAGGTCAGCCTCACAACCAGCCCCTGAATCCCGTCGCCTCCAGCCAGGCCGCACAGTCCAGCCAGATGTCTCAGATGGACATGATTTCGTACGGCCAGTCTCATTCGGGGATCATCAGGGGGCTCGCCGACGAGAGAGTGGCCGAGCAGATGATGGGACTGCCCTACATGTCCTACAACACGTCCTGCCTCAGCAGCAATCCCAACTCGGGGAGTTCAAACCACCACCAGAGCCACGCCGGCGCTCAGCAG GACTTCTCGCCCTTCCTGCTGCCCAGGGCCCCGGTGACCAAGAGAAGCATCAGCAAGGACAGCGCGGAGTACCGCCTGCGGCGCGAGAGGAACAACGTCGCAGTGAGGAAGAGCCGGGACAAGGCCCGCAGGAGGATCCTGCTGACCCAGCAGAGGgccctgcagctgcaggaggagaaccAGAAGCTGCAGATGAAGATAGGACAGCTCACCCAGGAGCTGGACACTCTGAAACACATCCTGTCACAGCGGCACCTGCAGGGAGGCGAAGACGGCGCGCCGCAGGAGTCCGGTATCTGA
- the ngdn gene encoding neuroguidin isoform X1: MAAPVDNDLIESDLPKAVQLLNTLTEQVASVTSYVQELLTKVKNGLFNTSKGLSFLDLRYNLLLFYLQDLTHLISIKAEGGKIKDSEALSRVVTIRTVLEKMRQLDHKLKYQIDKLVRTAVTGSLAENDPLQLRPNPENFISKLSESEDSEDETKNKAASDKKAARSSGRKYVPPKIAPVHYDGDMTEADKTKAQAERQRRAALRSSVIQELRQQYSDAPEEIRDRRDFQTERESRDELHRKNYEESMMVRLNVPKHEKKARKRSTMAMSGQLTGITHFGDITALTGGEGGQDGESARPKKKKKLMKKKTKRRAFKKHR; the protein is encoded by the exons ATGGCCGCTCCTGTTGACAAC GATCTAATCGAAAGTGATTTACCTAAAGCTGTGCAGCTGCTGAATACTCTCACAGAACAG gTAGCTTCAGTAACCAGCTATGTTCAAGAGCTGCTGACTAAAGTGAAGAATGGATTGTTCAACACTTCAAAG GGTCTGTCCTTCTTGGACCTTCGCTACAACCTCCTGCTCTTCTACCTCCAGGACCTCACTCATCTCATCAGCATCAAGGCCGAAGGAGGCAAGATAAAAGACAGCGAAGCTTTGAGCAGAGTGGTCACCATCAGAACC GTGCTGGAGAAAATGCGACAGCTAGACCACAAACTGAAGTACCAGATTGACAAACTGGTGCGCACTGCTGTTACTGGAAGTTTgg CTGAAAATGATCCGCTCCAGCTCCGTCCAAATCCTGAAAATTTCATCAGCAAA CTGAGCGAATCGGAGGACTCTGAGGATGAAACCAAGAACAAGGCAGCCTCCGACAAGAAAGCAGCTCGCTCTAGTGGGAGGAAATATGTACCACCGAAGATTGCACCGGTGCATTACG ACGGTGACATGACAGAAGCGGACAAGACGAAGGCTCAGGCGGAGCGGCAGCGACGAGCAGCTCTGCGGAGCTCCGTGATCCAGGAGCTGAGGCAGCAGTACAGCGACGCTCCGGAGGAGATCCGGGACAGACGGGACTTCCAGACGGAGAGGGAAAGCCGAGACGAGCTCCACAG GAAAAATTACGAGGAGTCGATGATGGTGCGTCTGAATGTGCCGAAGCACGAGAAGAAAGCCAGGAAGAGGAGCACGATGGCCATGTCTGGCCAGCTGACCGGCATCACACACTTTGGTGACATCACAGCTCTGACTGGTGGTGAAGGTGGACAG GATGGGGAAAGCGCTAggccaaagaagaagaagaaactcatgaaaaagaaaaccaagagGAGAG CCTTCAAGAAACACAGATAA
- the cebp1 gene encoding CCAAT/enhancer binding protein (C/EBP) 1 isoform X1: MEPDLILPIKRRPQMSDSRVSSVIQEWVSSYPGQPHNQPLNPVASSQAAQSSQMSQMDMISYGQSHSGIIRGLADERVAEQMMGLPYMSYNTSCLSSNPNSGSSNHHQSHAGAQQDFSPFLLPRAPVTKRSISKDSAEYRLRRERNNVAVRKSRDKARRRILLTQQRALQLQEENQKLQMKIGQLTQELDTLKHILSQRHLQGGEDGAPQESGI, translated from the exons ATGGAGCCTGATCTAATTCTGCCCATCAAACGCCGCCCGCAGATGTCAGATTCCAGAGTGTCGTCTGTCATCCAGGAGTGGGTGAGTTCGTATCCAGGTCAGCCTCACAACCAGCCCCTGAATCCCGTCGCCTCCAGCCAGGCCGCACAGTCCAGCCAGATGTCTCAGATGGACATGATTTCGTACGGCCAGTCTCATTCGGGGATCATCAGGGGGCTCGCCGACGAGAGAGTGGCCGAGCAGATGATGGGACTGCCCTACATGTCCTACAACACGTCCTGCCTCAGCAGCAATCCCAACTCGGGGAGTTCAAACCACCACCAGAGCCACGCCGGCGCTCAGCAG GACTTCTCGCCCTTCCTGCTGCCCAGGGCCCCGGTGACCAAGAGAAGCATCAGCAAGGACAGCGCGGAGTACCGCCTGCGGCGCGAGAGGAACAACGTCGCAGTGAGGAAGAGCCGGGACAAGGCCCGCAGGAGGATCCTGCTGACCCAGCAGAGGgccctgcagctgcaggaggagaaccAGAAGCTGCAGATGAAGATAGGACAGCTCACCCAGGAGCTGGACACTCTGAAACACATCCTGTCACAGCGGCACCTGCAGGGAGGCGAAGACGGCGCGCCGCAGGAGTCCGGTATCTGA